A section of the Oryzias melastigma strain HK-1 linkage group LG2, ASM292280v2, whole genome shotgun sequence genome encodes:
- the stk24b gene encoding serine/threonine-protein kinase 24: MAHSPVQGNLPGMQNARVDPEELFTKLERIGKGSFGEVFKGIDNRTQKVVAIKIIDLEEAEDEIEDIQQEITVLSQCDSPFVTKYYGSYLKDTKLWIIMEYLGGGSALDLMEPGALDETQIATILREILKGLEYLHSEKKIHRDIKAANVLLSEQGEVKLADFGVAGQLTDTQIKRNTFVGTPFWMAPEVIKQSAYDSKADIWSLGITAIELAKGEPPHSDLHPMKVLFLIPKNNPPTLEGSYCKPLKEFVEACLNKEPSFRPTAKELLKHKLIVRYAKKTSYLTELVDKYKRWKAEQSRTAESSSDESDSEQDGQASGGNDFGSDDWIFTIREKDPKKLQNGEGQSGVTDQTKDIPKRPFSQSLAAVISPALAELKARQEQVNGNPMVLDELKEAILLAEEAYPGISDSLVAHMVHRLQSFSTGRTSSSP, translated from the exons AATGCCAGAGTGGACCCCGAGGAGCTGTTCACCAAGCTGGAGCGCATTGGCAAGGGTTCTTTCGGCGAGGTGTTCAAAGGCATCGACAATCGCACGCAGAAGGTGGTGGCCATAAAGATCATCGACCTGGAGGAGGCGGAGGACGAGATCGAAGACATCCAGCAGGAGATCACCGTGCTCAGCCAGTGCGACAGCCCCTTCGTCACCAAGTACTACGGCTCATACCTGAAG GACACAAAGCTATGGATCATCATGGAGTATTTAGGAGGAGGCTCGGCTTTAGATTTG ATGGAGCCCGGAGCTCTGGATGAGACCCAGATCGCCACCATCCTCAGAGAGATCCTGAAAGGCCTGGAGTACCTGCACTCCGAGAAGAAGATCCACAGAGATATTAAAG CGGCAAACGTTCTACTATCCGAGCAGGGAGAGGTGAAGCTGGCAGATTTCGGCGTGGCCGGTCAGTTGACTGACACGCAGATCAAACGCAACACCTTTGTGGGCACGCCCTTCTGGATGGCACCAGAGGTGATCAAGCAGTCTGCCTACGACTCAAAG GCGGATATCTGGTCGTTGGGTATCACGGCGATCGAGTTGGCCAAAGGCGAGCCGCCCCACTCGGATTTGCATCCCATGAAGGTTTTATTCCTGATCCCAAAGAACAACCCGCCCACGCTGGAGGGCAGCTACTGCAAGCCCCTTAAAGAGTTTGTGGAGGCCTGCCTCAACAAAGAGCCCAGTTTT AGGCCAACAGCCAAAGAACTGCTCAAGCACAAACTGATCGTCCGCTACGCCAAGAAGACTTCGTACCTGACCGAGCTGGTGGACAAGTACAAAAGGTGGAAAGCAGAGCAGTCCAGAACCGCAGAGTCCAGTTCTGATGAGTCTGACTC AGAGCAGGACGGTCAGGCGTCGGGCGGGAATGACTTTGGCAGTGACGACTGGATCTTCACCATTCGAGAAAAAGACCCCAAGAAGTTACAGAATGGAGAAGGACAGTCGGGAGTAACAGACCAG ACAAAAGACATTCCAAAGAGGCCTTTTTCACAGAGCCTGGCTGCAGTCATCTCTCCTGCGTTGGCTGAG CTAAAGGCGCGACAGGAGCAGGTCAATGGGAACCCAATGGTCCTGGACGAGCTGAAGGAGGCGATCCTGCTGGCGGAGGAGGCCTATCCCGGGATCTCTGACTCTCTGGTAGCTCATATGGTTCACCGGCTGCAGAG